A genomic segment from Spinacia oleracea cultivar Varoflay chromosome 3, BTI_SOV_V1, whole genome shotgun sequence encodes:
- the LOC130469573 gene encoding pathogenesis-related protein 1-like — translation MTISKFSLAIILISGLIMDHICWASSLSDSEVQFLTLTNAVRVKALQPPLVWNTTLADFASSYAKKRVVDCKLQHSKSPIYGESIATSPKDLSPAEAVDLWANKIMNYYYGSDTCQQMCAHYTRIVWKIAQSIGCAREKCQNGGTFITCNYYPPGNVVGE, via the coding sequence atGACTATCTCAAAATTTTCCCTAGCCATTATTTTGATAAGTGGGCTTATTATGGACCACATTTGTTGGGCATCATCTCTATCTGATTCGGAAGTACAATTTCTCACACTAACCAACGCAGTCCGTGTTAAAGCGTTACAACCTCCTTTAGTTTGGAACACGACTCTTGCAGATTTTGCTAGCTCATATGCTAAAAAGAGAGTCGTAGATTGCAAATTACAACACTCTAAAAGTCCAATTTATGGAGAAAGTATAGCGACGAGCCCAAAAGATTTAAGTCCAGCTGAAGCTGTGGATTTGTGGGCcaataaaataatgaattacTATTACGGCTCTGATACTTGCCAACAAATGTGTGCGCATTACACACGAATTGTTTGGAAAATTGCCCAAAGTATTGGTTGTGCTAGAGAAAAGTGCCAAAATGGAGGCACTTTTATTACTTGCAATTATTATCCTCCTGGAAATGTTGTCGGAGAGTAG
- the LOC110774904 gene encoding endo-1,3;1,4-beta-D-glucanase yields MSGPQCCENPPTLNPGSGAGLVEEIGGSKSYFSGSSDSKLAVLFISDVYGYEAPNLRKLADKVAAAGFYSVVPDFLHGEPYNPQNTERPIQAWIKDHGPDKGCEEAKLVIETLKQKGISKIGAVGFCWGAKVVVQLAQSDEYIQAGALLHPSFVTVDDIKGVNVPIAVLGAEIDHLSPPELVKQFEEALNAKPEVDGFVKIFPGVSHGWTVRYDPEDAAAVKAAEEAHQDMLGWFQKYIN; encoded by the exons ATGTCAGGCCCACAATGTTGCGAAAATCCCCCAACTTTGAACCCAGGCAGTGGAGCTGGGCTTGTTGAAGAAATCGGTGGTTCCAAATCATATTTTTCTGGTTCTTCTGATTCAAAACTTGCTGTTCTATTCATCTCTGATGTTTATG GATATGAAGCTCCAAATTTGAG GAAGCTCGCAGACAAAGTTGCTGCAGCTGGTTTTTACTCTGTTGTCCCTGATTTTCTTCATGGAGAGCCCTACAATCCTCAGAACACTGAGAGACCAATACAAGCTTGGATAAAGGACCATGGACCT GACAAAGGATGTGAAGAGGCTAAGCTGGTAATTGAAACTCTGAAGCAGAAAGGTATATCAAAGATAGGAGCAGTTGGCTTTTGTTGGGGTG CCAAAGTGGTTGTGCAACTAGCACAGAGTGATGAGTATATACAGGCAGGAGCGCTCCTACATCCTTCATTTGTTACTGTGGATGATATCAAGG GTGTGAATGTACCTATCGCTGTTCTGGGGGCTGAGATTGATCATTTGTCTCCACCTGAGCTCGTGAAGCAGTTTGAGGAGGCGTTGAATGCCAAGCCGGAG GTGGATGGATTCGTGAAGATATTCCCTGGAGTTTCCCATGGATGGACAGTCAGATACGACCCTGAAGATGCTGCAGCTGTCAAGGCTGCAGAGGAAGCTCACCAGGATATGTTGGGGTGGTTTCAGAAATACATAAACTGA